Proteins encoded in a region of the Schaalia hyovaginalis genome:
- a CDS encoding sn-glycerol-1-phosphate dehydrogenase, with product MSQELIEQALKTATDTKDILFGADVLGRTGELFARVFPGARVLVVADGNTFAAAGEEVVASLAAAGVEAAEEPYVFPGTPTLYAGYENVEILREHIRPLENTVVCSIASGTLNDIAKLASGELGREYMNVCTAPSVDGYASFGASISRDGFKITRDCPAPAALVADLRVIAASPKRLIATGYGDLIEKIPAGADWILADELGIEAIDDYVWSLVQGPLRDALADPERIGEGDVEAITGLAEGNIMSGLAMQAAQSSRPASGAGHQFSHVWEMEGHGLDWEPPLSHGMKVGVGTVASCAIWEEALKIDVGAIDVEAVVVAAPSDEEVEAKVRSLMIPRIADEAVKHTVFKNLQGDELRARLADLKRVWPRLVERVRPQLIAPEKAAERLEKVGAPSHPEMIGIDMDRFRETHVKAQMIRSRYTILDALVDMGLFDEVIARLFSPDGYWGRHPGV from the coding sequence ATGTCTCAGGAATTGATCGAGCAGGCGCTGAAGACGGCGACGGACACGAAGGACATCCTCTTCGGCGCCGACGTCCTCGGCCGCACCGGTGAGCTCTTCGCCCGCGTCTTCCCCGGCGCCCGCGTGCTCGTCGTCGCCGACGGCAACACCTTCGCCGCCGCCGGGGAGGAGGTCGTCGCCTCCCTCGCGGCGGCCGGAGTCGAAGCGGCGGAGGAGCCCTACGTCTTCCCCGGCACCCCGACCCTCTACGCCGGATACGAGAACGTCGAGATCCTCCGCGAGCACATCCGCCCCCTCGAGAACACCGTCGTGTGCTCGATCGCCTCGGGAACGCTCAACGACATCGCGAAGCTCGCCTCGGGCGAACTCGGACGCGAGTACATGAACGTGTGCACCGCCCCCTCCGTCGACGGCTACGCGTCCTTCGGAGCCTCGATCTCGCGCGACGGCTTCAAGATCACCCGCGACTGCCCGGCACCGGCCGCCCTCGTCGCCGATCTCCGCGTCATCGCCGCCTCTCCGAAGCGCCTCATCGCGACCGGCTACGGCGACCTCATCGAGAAAATCCCCGCCGGCGCGGACTGGATCCTCGCCGACGAGCTCGGCATCGAAGCGATCGACGACTACGTGTGGTCCCTCGTCCAGGGCCCGCTCCGCGACGCACTCGCAGACCCCGAGCGGATCGGCGAGGGCGATGTCGAAGCGATCACCGGGCTCGCCGAGGGCAACATCATGTCGGGACTCGCAATGCAGGCCGCCCAATCCTCGCGCCCCGCCTCGGGCGCCGGGCACCAGTTCTCCCACGTGTGGGAGATGGAGGGCCACGGCCTCGACTGGGAGCCCCCGCTCTCTCACGGCATGAAGGTCGGCGTCGGCACGGTCGCCTCCTGCGCGATCTGGGAGGAGGCCCTGAAGATCGACGTCGGGGCGATCGACGTCGAAGCGGTCGTCGTCGCGGCCCCGAGCGACGAGGAGGTCGAGGCGAAGGTCCGCTCGCTCATGATCCCGCGGATCGCGGACGAGGCCGTCAAGCACACCGTGTTCAAGAACCTTCAGGGCGATGAGCTGCGCGCCCGCCTCGCCGATCTCAAACGCGTGTGGCCGCGTCTTGTCGAGCGGGTCCGCCCGCAGCTCATTGCGCCGGAGAAAGCCGCCGAACGCCTCGAGAAGGTGGGCGCCCCCTCCCACCCGGAGATGATCGGCATCGATATGGATCGCTTCCGCGAGACCCACGTCAAGGCCCAGATGATCCGGTCGCGCTACACGATCCTCGACGCCCTCGTCGACATGGGCCTGTTCGACGAGGTCATCGCCAGGCTCTTCTCCCCGGACGGCTACTGGGGCCGTCACCCCGGCGTCTGA
- a CDS encoding ribulokinase yields MVNDDPTNTYTIGLDFGTLSVRAAVVRVSDGEVLADAVREYATPIMDRALTVAGGAPLPPGYALQVPGDYLTAMREAVPDAIRASGIDGSRVVGIGLDCTSASVLTTDAVGRPMCERPEFTAEPQAYLKLWKHHGAQQQADRIVALAKERGEEWLPRYGGILSSEMLLPKSLELFERAPELYARTAEILDLVDWLTWVLSGTLAYAAGDSGYKRMYQNGKYPDPDFLEALAPGFGKVFTEKMSHPIVPLGSCVDGLREEWAIAFGVPAGIAVAAGNIDAHVQCVSVGAIAPGQLTGILGTSSCWILPSAALEEVPGVFGVVDGGVSEGAWAYEAGQSAVGDIFAWFVDSSVPASYLEEARVRDVSVHEVLTERAAKQKVGEHGLIALDWWNGNRSTLVDSQLSGLMIGQTLRTTPEEQYRALLESTAFGARVIIENFEACGVPVEEIFIAGGLLRNSFLMQMYADVTRRPLRTARTLQAGAHGSAIFAAVAAGAYEDVAEAAKAMAGVSEVSYEPNESSAVAYDALYTQYRRLYDLFGRELEMMHDLHGVRVEALSASAR; encoded by the coding sequence ATGGTCAACGACGACCCCACGAACACCTACACCATCGGACTCGACTTCGGCACGCTCTCCGTGAGGGCTGCGGTCGTGCGCGTGAGCGACGGCGAGGTCCTCGCCGACGCCGTGCGCGAGTACGCGACTCCGATCATGGATCGGGCGCTCACCGTCGCGGGCGGGGCTCCCCTTCCGCCCGGCTACGCCCTCCAAGTCCCCGGCGACTACCTCACCGCGATGCGCGAGGCGGTGCCCGATGCGATCCGGGCCTCCGGCATCGATGGCTCCCGCGTCGTCGGCATCGGCCTTGATTGCACCTCGGCCTCGGTCCTCACGACCGACGCAGTGGGGAGGCCAATGTGCGAACGCCCCGAGTTCACCGCCGAACCTCAGGCGTACCTCAAGCTGTGGAAGCACCACGGCGCTCAGCAGCAGGCCGACCGCATCGTCGCCCTCGCGAAGGAGCGCGGCGAGGAATGGCTCCCCCGCTACGGCGGGATCCTCTCCTCCGAGATGCTCCTCCCGAAGTCCCTCGAGCTCTTCGAACGCGCTCCCGAGCTCTACGCCCGCACCGCCGAGATCCTCGATCTCGTTGATTGGCTGACATGGGTGCTCTCGGGCACCCTCGCCTACGCCGCGGGCGACTCCGGATACAAGCGCATGTACCAGAACGGGAAATACCCCGATCCTGATTTCCTTGAGGCGCTCGCTCCCGGGTTCGGGAAGGTCTTCACCGAGAAGATGAGCCACCCGATCGTCCCCCTCGGCTCCTGCGTCGACGGTCTGCGCGAGGAGTGGGCGATCGCCTTCGGCGTCCCCGCAGGGATCGCCGTCGCCGCCGGCAATATCGACGCGCACGTCCAGTGCGTATCCGTCGGTGCGATCGCCCCCGGTCAGCTCACCGGTATTCTCGGCACGTCCTCGTGCTGGATCCTCCCCTCGGCGGCTCTCGAGGAGGTCCCCGGAGTTTTCGGGGTCGTTGATGGTGGCGTGAGCGAGGGCGCATGGGCCTACGAGGCCGGGCAGTCGGCCGTCGGCGACATCTTCGCCTGGTTCGTCGACTCCTCGGTGCCCGCCTCCTACCTCGAGGAGGCCCGCGTTCGCGACGTGTCGGTCCACGAGGTTCTCACCGAGCGTGCGGCGAAGCAGAAGGTCGGGGAGCACGGCCTCATCGCCCTCGACTGGTGGAACGGGAACCGGTCGACCCTCGTCGACTCGCAGCTCTCCGGCCTCATGATCGGGCAGACGCTCCGGACGACCCCGGAGGAGCAGTACCGTGCGCTCCTCGAGTCGACGGCCTTCGGCGCCCGCGTCATCATCGAGAATTTCGAGGCGTGCGGAGTGCCGGTCGAGGAGATCTTCATCGCCGGCGGCCTGCTGCGGAATTCATTCCTCATGCAGATGTACGCCGATGTCACACGGCGCCCGCTCAGGACCGCCCGCACCCTCCAGGCGGGCGCTCACGGTTCAGCGATCTTCGCGGCCGTCGCCGCCGGAGCCTACGAGGACGTGGCCGAGGCCGCGAAGGCGATGGCGGGCGTCTCCGAGGTTTCCTACGAACCGAACGAGTCCTCCGCGGTGGCTTACGATGCGCTTTACACGCAGTACAGGAGGCTGTACGACCTGTTCGGACGGGAACTCGAAATGATGCACGACCTTCACGGAGTGCGCGTGGAGGCGCTCAGCGCGAGCGCCCGCTAA
- a CDS encoding sugar-binding transcriptional regulator has protein sequence MKGIMDGDRELLVLRAAQLYYYENMTQDAIADRMNCTRWTVGRLLEEARQSGIVSITINHPRARVRDLEKEIISGFGIVEAIVVRAQESLAATGALVASATADYITAIRPTPRSLGIAWGRSLTAVARAMPDEWTSGLDVYQMYGGLVRSNDDEVADSIGLMARRGHGVGHMIPAPAIVTDPDLGIRLRREPSVATTLEAGPDSDLVVFSPGILEPESVLVRSGFLTARGMDRLRDLGAVTDLFSHFVDAEGRPVSAELEHRTIAVTLDAVKRAKRTLAIGWGPNKARPLVVCMRSGLAKSIIIDEDTARLILEVGASA, from the coding sequence ATGAAAGGCATCATGGACGGCGATCGCGAACTGCTCGTGCTCCGAGCAGCGCAGCTCTACTACTACGAGAACATGACGCAGGACGCGATCGCCGACCGCATGAACTGCACGCGGTGGACAGTCGGTCGTCTCCTCGAGGAGGCCCGCCAATCGGGAATCGTTTCGATCACGATCAATCACCCGAGGGCGCGCGTGCGCGACCTCGAGAAGGAGATCATCTCCGGGTTCGGGATCGTGGAGGCGATCGTCGTCCGCGCGCAGGAGTCCCTCGCGGCGACGGGCGCGCTCGTCGCCTCCGCAACTGCGGACTACATCACCGCGATCCGCCCGACTCCGCGTTCGCTCGGCATCGCCTGGGGGCGTTCGCTCACCGCGGTCGCACGGGCGATGCCCGACGAGTGGACCTCTGGTCTCGACGTCTACCAGATGTACGGGGGGCTCGTCCGTTCGAACGACGATGAGGTCGCCGATTCGATCGGCCTCATGGCCAGGCGCGGTCACGGTGTCGGTCACATGATCCCCGCTCCGGCGATCGTCACGGACCCGGATCTGGGGATCCGTTTGCGGCGGGAGCCATCGGTTGCGACGACTCTCGAGGCGGGACCCGATTCCGATCTCGTCGTCTTCTCCCCCGGGATCCTCGAACCCGAATCGGTCCTCGTGCGTTCAGGTTTCCTCACGGCGCGCGGCATGGACAGGCTCCGCGACCTCGGCGCGGTCACCGATCTCTTCTCGCATTTCGTCGACGCCGAGGGCAGACCGGTGTCGGCGGAGCTCGAGCATCGGACGATCGCCGTCACTCTCGACGCCGTGAAGCGGGCGAAGCGCACGCTCGCGATCGGTTGGGGCCCGAACAAGGCCCGCCCCCTCGTCGTGTGCATGCGCTCCGGTCTCGCGAAATCCATCATCATCGATGAGGACACGGCCCGGCTCATCCTCGAGGTCGGCGCCTCCGCGTGA
- a CDS encoding malate dehydrogenase has product MAEPRIVTVTGAAGNIGYALLFRIASGQLFGPDVPVKLHLLEIPQAVKAAEGTAMELDDCAFPMLSGIEIFDDAAKAFEGTNVAYLVGAMPRRQGMERADLLEANAGIFGPQGKAINDGAADDVRVLVVGNPANTNATIAQNAAPDVPASRFTAMMRLDHNRAVAQLAHKTGAAVADIKNLVVWGNHSADQYPDVSYATVAGKPAAELVDEAWLAETYRPVVAKRGAAIIEARGASSAASAANAAIDHMYSWIHGTPEGEWVTSAIMSDGTHYGVPAGLCYGFPVTSDGGEWQVVDGLEISEATQAGIDHNIAALQEEYDAVKALGFIK; this is encoded by the coding sequence ATGGCAGAACCTCGCATCGTCACCGTCACCGGCGCCGCCGGAAACATCGGCTACGCCCTCCTGTTCCGGATCGCCTCCGGCCAGCTGTTCGGTCCCGATGTCCCCGTCAAGCTTCACCTCCTCGAGATCCCCCAGGCCGTGAAGGCCGCTGAGGGCACCGCGATGGAACTCGACGACTGCGCCTTCCCGATGCTGTCGGGCATCGAGATCTTCGACGATGCCGCCAAGGCCTTCGAAGGCACGAACGTCGCCTACCTCGTCGGCGCGATGCCGCGCCGCCAGGGCATGGAGCGCGCCGACCTCCTCGAGGCGAACGCCGGCATCTTCGGCCCGCAGGGCAAGGCGATCAACGACGGCGCCGCCGATGACGTGCGGGTCCTCGTCGTGGGCAACCCGGCGAACACCAACGCCACGATCGCGCAGAACGCGGCCCCGGACGTCCCGGCCTCCCGCTTCACCGCGATGATGCGCCTCGACCACAACCGTGCGGTCGCCCAGCTCGCCCACAAGACCGGCGCCGCCGTCGCCGACATCAAGAACCTCGTCGTGTGGGGCAACCACTCCGCCGACCAGTACCCGGACGTCTCCTACGCGACCGTCGCCGGCAAGCCCGCCGCCGAGCTCGTCGACGAGGCCTGGCTGGCCGAGACCTACCGTCCGGTCGTCGCCAAGCGCGGCGCCGCGATCATCGAGGCGCGCGGAGCCTCCTCGGCGGCCTCCGCCGCGAATGCCGCGATCGACCACATGTACTCGTGGATCCACGGCACGCCCGAGGGCGAGTGGGTGACCTCCGCGATCATGTCCGACGGCACGCACTACGGCGTTCCCGCGGGCCTGTGCTACGGCTTCCCCGTCACCTCCGACGGCGGCGAGTGGCAGGTCGTCGACGGCCTGGAGATCTCCGAGGCGACCCAGGCGGGCATCGACCACAACATCGCCGCCCTCCAGGAGGAGTACGACGCCGTCAAGGCGCTCGGCTTCATCAAGTGA
- a CDS encoding PPK2 family polyphosphate kinase, with translation MGAKKDAKRAKAEAKARAKAVSRAKAIAEDARAKKRKKNKKGTGAQTPPEPRLHGPARDWDVDPRSALAVGPDFDLESLARDATPGWSGGRKAAEKALASRAEDFSELQERLYASSKGEARDSVLLIIQGLDTAGKGGIVRHVVGQVDPQGVALTAFKAPTEEERAHDFLWRIRPRLPRPGMIGVFDRSHYEDLLVPTAAALTGESSRFCADEDELNRRYHDIYDMEVEAIRSGTRVIKICLVISYAEQGARLLERLERPDKHWKFSMGDLDTRDRWSAYQRAYSEVISRTSTRIAPWYVVPADHKWYARLAVQEILVRALEEIDPKWPAADFDVEEAKRRLEAQTSPEALHLHRNERIAAQSAPEPASTSTIVLEPLDPIGG, from the coding sequence ATGGGCGCCAAGAAGGACGCGAAGAGGGCGAAGGCCGAGGCGAAGGCGCGCGCGAAGGCGGTCTCACGCGCGAAGGCGATCGCCGAGGACGCGCGGGCGAAGAAGCGGAAGAAGAACAAGAAGGGGACGGGGGCGCAGACCCCTCCCGAGCCTCGTCTTCACGGTCCCGCCCGCGATTGGGACGTCGATCCGCGAAGCGCCCTCGCCGTGGGGCCCGACTTCGATCTGGAATCCCTCGCGCGCGACGCCACCCCCGGCTGGTCCGGCGGGCGCAAGGCCGCCGAGAAGGCCCTCGCGTCCCGCGCCGAGGACTTCTCGGAACTTCAAGAACGCCTCTACGCCTCGTCGAAGGGCGAGGCCCGCGACTCGGTCCTCCTCATCATTCAGGGGCTCGACACCGCGGGGAAGGGCGGCATCGTCCGTCATGTCGTGGGTCAAGTCGACCCGCAGGGCGTCGCCCTGACCGCTTTCAAGGCCCCGACGGAGGAGGAACGCGCCCACGACTTCCTCTGGCGGATCCGCCCCCGTCTCCCGCGACCGGGCATGATCGGGGTCTTCGACCGTTCGCACTACGAGGACCTCCTCGTGCCGACGGCCGCCGCGCTCACCGGCGAGTCCTCGCGATTCTGCGCTGATGAGGACGAGCTCAACCGCCGGTATCACGACATCTACGACATGGAAGTCGAGGCGATCCGCTCAGGCACCCGCGTGATCAAGATCTGCCTGGTCATCTCCTACGCAGAGCAGGGCGCGCGCCTGCTCGAACGTCTCGAGCGGCCCGATAAGCACTGGAAGTTCTCCATGGGGGACCTCGATACCCGGGACCGGTGGAGCGCATACCAGCGCGCCTACTCCGAGGTCATCTCGCGGACCTCAACCCGGATCGCGCCCTGGTACGTCGTTCCCGCCGATCACAAGTGGTACGCGCGCCTCGCCGTCCAGGAGATCCTCGTCCGCGCACTCGAGGAGATCGACCCGAAGTGGCCCGCGGCGGATTTCGATGTGGAGGAGGCGAAGCGGCGCCTTGAAGCGCAGACCTCGCCGGAGGCGCTGCACCTCCACCGGAACGAACGGATCGCCGCGCAATCCGCCCCCGAACCCGCCTCCACGTCGACGATCGTTCTCGAGCCCCTTGACCCGATCGGGGGCTGA
- the pgi gene encoding glucose-6-phosphate isomerase has product MTDIPAIDPMTTPAWEALDARADAFDPDLRAWFAADPKRAATWTRDAADLHVDLSKNLIDEDVLAELLALAEQTGVLDLRDRMFAGEHINVTEDRAVLHTALRRPAEDSLEVDGQDAIADVHAVLAKVYDFADRVRSGEWTGITGKPVETIVNVGIGGSDLGPVMAYEALKPFVREGLECRFISNIDPTDAGETTKGLDPETTLVIVASKTFTTLETITNAKVVREWFLGALRERGLATDEAGEKEAIAKHFVAVSTALDKVAEFGIDPNNAFGFWSWVGGRYSVDSAVGTSLALAIGPDGFEDFLAGFRAMDEHFATAAPSDNVPLLMGLLNVWYSNFLGADTHAVLPYSQYLHRFPAYLQQLTMESNGKSVRRDGAPVTYDTGEVFWGEPGTNGQHAFYQLIHQGTRMVPADFIAFANPAWPFKEGEKDMHELFLSNFLAQTKALAFGKTSEEVRAEGTPEHIVSARVFTGNRPTTSIMAPSLTPRVLGELIALYEHITFVQGAVWGIDSFDQWGVELGKVLALQILPAIEGDADALAGQDQSTKALIEYYRANRD; this is encoded by the coding sequence ATGACCGATATTCCGGCGATCGATCCGATGACGACGCCCGCGTGGGAGGCGCTCGACGCGCGTGCCGACGCTTTCGACCCCGACCTGCGGGCGTGGTTCGCGGCCGACCCGAAGCGGGCGGCCACGTGGACGCGCGATGCGGCCGATCTGCACGTCGACCTCTCGAAGAATCTCATCGACGAGGACGTGCTCGCCGAGCTGCTGGCGCTCGCCGAGCAGACGGGCGTGCTGGACCTGCGCGACCGCATGTTCGCGGGCGAGCACATCAACGTCACCGAGGACCGGGCAGTCCTCCACACGGCGCTGCGGCGCCCGGCCGAGGATTCGCTCGAAGTCGACGGTCAGGACGCGATCGCCGATGTCCACGCGGTCCTCGCGAAGGTCTACGACTTCGCCGACCGCGTGCGCTCGGGCGAATGGACGGGTATCACCGGCAAGCCGGTCGAGACCATCGTGAACGTCGGCATCGGCGGTTCCGATCTCGGCCCGGTCATGGCGTACGAGGCGCTCAAGCCCTTCGTCCGAGAGGGCCTCGAGTGCCGTTTCATCTCGAACATCGACCCCACGGATGCGGGCGAGACGACGAAGGGCCTCGATCCTGAGACGACCCTCGTCATCGTCGCCTCCAAGACCTTCACGACCCTCGAGACGATCACGAACGCGAAGGTCGTGCGCGAGTGGTTCCTCGGCGCGCTGCGCGAACGCGGCCTGGCGACCGACGAGGCGGGGGAGAAGGAGGCGATCGCGAAGCACTTCGTCGCCGTCTCGACCGCTTTGGACAAGGTCGCCGAGTTCGGCATCGATCCGAACAACGCCTTCGGCTTCTGGAGCTGGGTCGGCGGTCGCTACTCCGTGGATTCGGCGGTCGGCACCTCCCTCGCCCTCGCGATCGGTCCGGATGGCTTCGAGGACTTCCTCGCCGGTTTCCGCGCGATGGACGAGCACTTCGCGACCGCTGCGCCCTCGGATAACGTCCCGCTGCTCATGGGCCTGCTCAACGTCTGGTACTCGAACTTCCTCGGCGCCGACACCCACGCGGTCCTGCCCTACTCGCAGTACCTGCACCGGTTCCCGGCCTACCTGCAGCAGCTCACGATGGAGTCGAACGGCAAGTCGGTGCGCCGCGACGGCGCGCCCGTGACCTACGACACGGGCGAGGTCTTCTGGGGGGAGCCCGGCACGAACGGCCAGCACGCCTTCTACCAGCTCATCCACCAGGGCACGCGGATGGTCCCGGCCGACTTCATCGCCTTCGCGAATCCGGCGTGGCCCTTCAAGGAGGGTGAGAAGGACATGCACGAGCTGTTCCTCTCGAACTTCCTCGCGCAGACGAAGGCCCTCGCCTTCGGCAAGACCTCCGAGGAGGTGCGTGCGGAGGGGACGCCCGAGCACATCGTGTCGGCGCGCGTCTTCACGGGCAACCGTCCGACGACTTCGATCATGGCGCCCTCGCTCACCCCGCGCGTCCTCGGCGAGCTCATCGCCCTGTACGAGCACATCACCTTCGTCCAGGGCGCCGTGTGGGGGATCGACTCCTTCGACCAGTGGGGCGTCGAGCTCGGCAAGGTGCTCGCGCTCCAGATCCTCCCGGCGATCGAGGGCGATGCGGATGCCCTGGCCGGACAGGATCAGTCGACGAAGGCGCTCATCGAGTACTACCGGGCGAATCGGGACTGA